From a single Brassica oleracea var. oleracea cultivar TO1000 chromosome C5, BOL, whole genome shotgun sequence genomic region:
- the LOC106293052 gene encoding monothiol glutaredoxin-S13 translates to MQKAIRPYESSWTKTTPANSIFRPKNEDKPSSSLSWLTSSPSPQKPSSSSTKKSSYNVLVMENAVVVFARRGCCMGHVVKRLLLTHGVNPLVVEIGEEDNNDIIISDLGKTVINKENLPVMFIGGKLFGGLENLMAAHINGDLVPTLRQAGALWL, encoded by the coding sequence ATGCAGAAAGCAATAAGACCATACGAGTCATCATGGACGAAGACCACACCGGCCAATAGCATTTTCCGTCCAAAGAATGAAGATAAACCATCATCATCATTATCATGGCTAACATCATCACCATCACCACAAAAACCATCATCTTCAAGCACTAAGAAATCAAGCTATAACGTTTTGGTGATGGAGAATGCTGTGGTGGTGTTTGCGAGGAGGGGTTGTTGTATGGGACATGTGGTGAAAAGGTTGCTACTGACACACGGCGTGAACCCATTAGTAGTTGAGATTGGCGAAGAAGACAATAACGATATAATCATAAGTGATTTGGGTAAAACTGTGATTAATAAAGAGAACTTACCAGTCATGTTCATTGGAGGAAAGTTGTTTGGAGGATTGGAGAATCTGATGGCTGCTCATATTAATGGTGATTTAGTGCCTACTCTCAGACAAGCTGGGGCTTTATGGCTTTGA